From the Corythoichthys intestinalis isolate RoL2023-P3 chromosome 13, ASM3026506v1, whole genome shotgun sequence genome, one window contains:
- the LOC130928746 gene encoding zinc finger protein 30-like gives MEILHRPENDAPLLLPSLRLFIPPLRLVSAAMWQAVQRGDVRDYGTVEEFVCTVTDVLPELLNADHKAQLLLGLRARVVLELCRSEANPDRETIQMHLSRIKGLISTWASQPCFADVQFPKSNFVDQLELLFKDAEERDKFFQDVFPTDFGPDYDGALQVLMLDFLSRLEKLLPVPDIQQTAAMLSAAPDALDECIHSVPDPSHMKAVLLHNTALGHLDLTDDSQSIPSSFGNCILSSLALPQLEKVVIDDGSIQLQPHGEQMAGCVTVQVEGETVTLLDYIQIEQAPGLMEPHPEEEEEQEGEGDEDSLKPAPFRPLKQSKRLQLKRNAAETKKDEEASDAAKRQRKKHPNDKTCPVCGRSFLRASAMRRHQETHSENRELKYKCAHCDKGFRDPYDMKRHIMRIHERDNSIDDDEAAAESDSPETSDDRNCALCGKFFARQVDMERHMTSHSEERPYKCSFCEKSFKDPYILKRHQKEICKSKELKNPQDACEDPDHQPAEGKVCPICGRALPCSADMAKHLRSHTEERPFICVGCDKGFKYRDTLKKHQIIHGHEGVREEPRKSVDQILAEVEKNPRESPGRPAARQKARGKTDACPICARSFDNVKTLNRHIQSHTDERPYPCVHCKKRFKHLHGLKRHQIYAVCNKKSARFSWKKEAKAGAGNADGQGAAHQIPVWCSNCGKHFEFLSALKEHQETVCKADTRDGLKCAACGKVFKSLTMLKVHQRIHDPLYCKECGKILASEAAFERHQLMHRPMSCTMCDKSFTLMRRLREHYQKQHAFSGPYPCSLCGKSFAQLSYLAVHQRIHKGEFPFACDLCPGRFRSSNCLTVHQRKHTGERPFLCWQCGKCYRSASELNVHMGTHSEERPWACSQCQAAYRTKVQLNNHVEQVHIGVRYPCVSCGKQFMKETSLKRHELIHTGERPHQCTECGKTFLTASELRLHNRYHTGERPYKCDVCGKAFIQSGYLKSHMRIHTGEKPFKCDLCPKSFRLSYHLTKHRHTHAGKAKTFTCDQCGLSFAHKKALWDHAVTHQVKMEPAFAQIHIQFQ, from the exons ATGGAGATTCTGCATCGTCCCGAAAACG ATGCTCCTCTCCTGCTTCCTTCCCTGCGTCTCTTCATCCCGCCTCTGCGCCTGGTCTCGGCGGCAATGTGGCAGGCGGTGCAGCGTGGCGACGTGCGAGACTACGGCACGGTGGAAGAGTTCGTCTGCACCGTCACCGACGTTCTTCCAGAGCTCTTGAATGCCGACCACAAGGCTCAGCTTCTGCTGGGGCTTCGGGCACGG GTGGTTCTGGAATTGTGTCGTTCTGAGGCAAACCCAGACAGAGAAACCATTCAGATGCATTTAAGCCGAATCAAGGGCCTCATATCTACGTGGGCGTCTCAG CCGTGCTTTGCTGATGTCCAGTTTCCCAAATCCAACTTTGTGGATCAGCTGGAGCTGCTCTTTAAAGACGCCGAAGAGAGGGACAAGTTCTTCCAG GACGTTTTCCCCACTGACTTTGGACCGGATTACGACGGCGCTCTTCAGGTGCTCATGCTGGACTTCCTCTCCAGGTTGGAGAAACTTCTACCTGTGCCGGACATCCAACAG acggccgccatgttgagcGCCGCCCCGGACGCCTTGGATGAATGTATCCACTCGGTCCCCGACCCGTCTCACATGAAGGCAGTGCTCTTGCACAACACTGCGCTCGGACACTTGGATTTAACCG ACGACTCTCAGAGCATCCCGTCCTCTTTTGGAAACTGCATCCTCTCTTCGCTGGCCCTCCCGCAGCTGGAAAAAGTGGTCATCGACGACGGAAGCATCCAGCTGCAGCCCCACGGCGAGCAGATGGCGGGATGCGTCACCGTGCAGGTGGAGGGCGAGACGGTCACGCTCTTGGACTACATACAGATCGAACAGGCGCCCGGCTTGATGGAGCCTCACCCCGAAGAGGAAGAAGAACAAGAAGGCGAGGGAGATGAGGATTCGTTGAAGCCGGCGCCGTTCCGGCCACTCAAGCAAAGCAAACGCCTGCAACTGAAGAGGAATGCGGCCGAAACCAAGAAGGACGAAGAGGCCTCGGACGCGGCCAAGCGTCAGAGGAAGAAGCACCCCAACGACAAGACGTGCCCCGTGTGCGGCAGAAGCTTCTTGCGCGCCTCCGCCATGAGGCGCCACCAGGAGACGCACTCGGAGAACCGAGAGCTCAAGTACAAATGCGCCCACTGCGACAAGGGCTTCCGCGACCCGTACGACATGAAGCGCCACATCATGCGCATCCACGAGAGGGACAATTCCATCGACGACGACGAGGCGGCGGCGGAGAGCGACTCTCCGGAGACGTCGGACGACAGAAACTGCGCCCTGTGCGGGAAATTCTTTGCGCGGCAGGTGGACATGGAGCGCCACATGACGTCTCACTCGGAGGAGCGTCCGTACAAGTGCTCCTTCTGCGAGAAGAGCTTCAAGGACCCCTACATCCTGAAGAGACATCAGAAGGAGATTTGCAAGAGTAAAGAGCTGAAGAACCCGCAAGACGCCTGCGAAGATCCCGACCACCAGCCGGCGGAGGGCAAAGTGTGCCCCATCTGCGGCCGCGCTCTGCCGTGTAGCGCCGACATGGCCAAGCACCTGCGCTCGCACACCGAGGAGCGCCCCTTCATCTGCGTCGGCTGCGACAAGGGCTTCAAGTACCGCGACACGCTCAAAAAGCACCAGATCATCCACGGCCACGAAGGCGTGCGCGAAGAGCCCCGCAAGAGCGTGGATCAGATCTTGGCCGAAGTCGAGAAGAACCCGCGAGAGTCGCCCGGGCGGCCGGCCGCCCGTCAAAAGGCTCGGGGCAAAACCGACGCGTGCCCCATTTGCGCCAGATCCTTCGACAACGTCAAGACGCTCAACCGCCACATTCAAAGTCACACGGACGAACGTCCGTACCCCTGCGTCCACTGCAAGAAGCGCTTCAAGCACCTGCACGGCCTCAAACGCCACCAGATCTACGCCGTCTGCAACAAGAAGTCTGCCCGCTTCTCCTGGAAGAAGGAAGCCAAGGCCGGGGCCGGAAACGCCGACGGCCAGGGCGCCGCGCACCAGATCCCCGTGTGGTGCTCCAACTGCGGCAAGCACTTTGAGTTCCTGTCGGCGCTCAAGGAGCACCAGGAGACTGTGTGCAAGGCGGACACGCGTGACGGACTGAAATGCGCCGCTTGCGGCAAGGTCTTCAAGAGCCTCACCATGCTCAAG GTGCACCAGAGGATCCACGACCCGCTGTACTGCAAAGAGTGCGGCAAGATCCTGGCCAGCGAGGCCGCCTTCGAGCGGCACCAGCTGATGCACCGTCCCATGTCCTGCACCATGTGCGACAAGAGCTTCACGCTGATGCGGCGCCTGCGCGAGCACTACCAGAAGCAGCACGCCTTCTCCGGGCCGTACCCGTGCTCGCTGTGCGGCAAGAGCTTCGCGCAGCTCTCCTATCTGGCCGTACACCAGCGCATCCACAAGGGCGAGTTCCCCTTCGCCTGCGACCTGTGCCCGGGGCGCTTCCGCTCCTCCAACTGCCTGACGGTGCACCAACGCAAGCACACGGGCGAGAGGCCCTTCCTCTGCTGGCAGTGCGGCAAGTGCTACCGCTCGGCCTCGGAGCTCAACGTGCACATGGGCACGCACTCGGAGGAGCGCCCCTGGGCCTGCTCGCAGTGCCAGGCGGCCTACCGCACCAAGGTGCAGCTCAACAACCACGTGGAGCAGGTGCACATCGGCGTGCGCTACCCCTGCGTCAGCTGCGGCAAGCAATTCATGAAAGAGACCTCGCTCAAGCGCCACGAGCTCATCCACACGGGCGAGCGGCCGCACCAGTGCACCGAGTGCGGCAAGACCTTCCTGACCGCCAGCGAGTTGCGCCTGCACAACCGCTACCACACGGGCGAGCGCCCCTACAAGTGCGACGTCTGCGGCAAGGCCTTCATCCAGTCGGGCTACCTCAAGTCGCACATGCGCATCCACACCGGCGAGAAACCCTTCAAGTGCGACCTCTGCCCCAAGAGCTTCCGCCTGTCCTACCACTTGACCAAGCACCGCCACACGCACGCCGGCAAGGCCAAGACCTTCACCTGCGATCAGTGCGGACTCTCCTTCGCGCACAAGAAGGCGCTGTGGGATCACGCGGTCACGCACCAGGTCAAGATGGAGCCCGCCTTCGCCCAAATCCACATCCAGTTCCAGTAA